In a single window of the Balaenoptera acutorostrata chromosome 3, mBalAcu1.1, whole genome shotgun sequence genome:
- the ISLR gene encoding immunoglobulin superfamily containing leucine-rich repeat protein isoform X2: MQELRLLCWVVLVGLVQACPESCDCGEKYGFQIADCAYRDLEAVPPGFPANVTTLSLSANRLPSLPEGAFREVPLLQSLWLAHNEIRRVAAGALAPLGQLKSLDLSHNLISDFAWSDLNNLSALQLLKMDSNELTFIPRDAFRSLRALRSLQLNHNRLHTLAEGTFAPLTALSHLQINDNPFDCTCGIVWFKTWALTTAVSIPEQDNITCTSPHVLKGTRLNRLLPLPCSAPSVQLTYQPSQDGAELRPGFVLALHCDVDGQPAPQLHWHIQTPGGTVEIASPNVGADGRALPGVLAASSRPRFQAFANGSLLIPEFGKLEEGTYSCLATNELGSAESSVNVALATPGEGGEDALGRRFHGKAAEGKGCYTVDNEVQPSGPEDNVVIIYLSRTGGPEAAAAGGGISGKQPPGLLLLGQSLLLLFLTSF; encoded by the coding sequence ATGCAGGAGCTGCGTCTGCTGTGCTGGGTGGTCCTTGTGGGCCTGGTGCAGGCCTGTCCCGAGTCCTGCGACTGTGGGGAAAAGTACGGCTTCCAGATCGCCGACTGTGCCTACCGTGACCTGGAGGCCGTGCCACCCGGCTTCCCGGCCAACGTGACCACATTGAGCCTGTCGGCCAACCGGCTGCCGAGCTTACCAGAGGGCGCCTTCAGGGAGGTGCCCCTGCTGCAGTCGCTGTGGCTGGCGCACAATGAGATCCGCAGGGTGGCCGCTGGTGCCCTGGCCCCTCTGGGCCAACTCAAGAGCCTGGACCTCAGCCACAATCTCATCTCTGACTTTGCCTGGAGCGACCTGAACAACCTCAGTGCCCTCCAGTTGCTCAAGATGGATAGCAACGAGCTGACCTTCATCCCCCGCGACGCCTTCCGCAGCCTTCGTGCCCTGCGCTCCCTGCAGCTCAATCACAACCGCTTGCACACGCTGGCAGAGGGCACCTTCGCACCGCTCACCGCGCTGTCCCACCTGCAGATCAACGATAACCCCTTCGACTGTACCTGCGGCATCGTGTGGTTCAAGACGTGGGCCCTGACCACTGCTGTGTCCATCCCAGAGCAGGATAACATCACCTGCACGTCACCCCACGTGCTCAAGGGCACACGGCTGAACCGCCTGCTGCCGCTGCCTTGCTCGGCACCCTCGGTGCAGCTCACTTACCAGCCCAGCCAGGACGGCGCCGAGCTGCGTCCCGGCTTCGTGCTGGCGCTCCACTGCGACGTGGATGGGcagccagccccccagctccACTGGCACATCCAGACGCCCGGTGGCACCGTGGAGATTGCCAGCCCCAACGTGGGTGCTGATGGGCGTGCCCTGCCCGGTGTCCTGGCAGCCAGCAGCCGGCCGCGCTTTCAGGCCTTTGCCAATGGCAGTCTGCTCATCCCCGAATTCGGCAAGCTGGAGGAGGGCACCTATAGCTGCCTGGCCACCAACGAGCTGGGCAGTGCGGAGAGCTCGGTGAACGTGGCACTGGCCACACCGGGCGAGGGCGGCGAGGATGCACTGGGGCGCAGGTTCCATGGCAAAGCGGCCGAGGGTAAGGGCTGCTACACGGTTGACAATGAGGTGCAGCCGTCGGGTCCTGAGGACAACGTCGTCATCATCTACCTCAGCCGTACTGGGGGCCCTGAGGCTGCAGCAGCGGGAGGAGGGATCTCTGGGAAGCAGCCCCCAGGGCTGCTTCTGCTGGGCCagagcctcctcctcctcttcctcacttccttctag
- the ISLR gene encoding immunoglobulin superfamily containing leucine-rich repeat protein isoform X1, with amino-acid sequence MNSGGRMQELRLLCWVVLVGLVQACPESCDCGEKYGFQIADCAYRDLEAVPPGFPANVTTLSLSANRLPSLPEGAFREVPLLQSLWLAHNEIRRVAAGALAPLGQLKSLDLSHNLISDFAWSDLNNLSALQLLKMDSNELTFIPRDAFRSLRALRSLQLNHNRLHTLAEGTFAPLTALSHLQINDNPFDCTCGIVWFKTWALTTAVSIPEQDNITCTSPHVLKGTRLNRLLPLPCSAPSVQLTYQPSQDGAELRPGFVLALHCDVDGQPAPQLHWHIQTPGGTVEIASPNVGADGRALPGVLAASSRPRFQAFANGSLLIPEFGKLEEGTYSCLATNELGSAESSVNVALATPGEGGEDALGRRFHGKAAEGKGCYTVDNEVQPSGPEDNVVIIYLSRTGGPEAAAAGGGISGKQPPGLLLLGQSLLLLFLTSF; translated from the exons ATGAACTCGG GAGGTAGGATGCAGGAGCTGCGTCTGCTGTGCTGGGTGGTCCTTGTGGGCCTGGTGCAGGCCTGTCCCGAGTCCTGCGACTGTGGGGAAAAGTACGGCTTCCAGATCGCCGACTGTGCCTACCGTGACCTGGAGGCCGTGCCACCCGGCTTCCCGGCCAACGTGACCACATTGAGCCTGTCGGCCAACCGGCTGCCGAGCTTACCAGAGGGCGCCTTCAGGGAGGTGCCCCTGCTGCAGTCGCTGTGGCTGGCGCACAATGAGATCCGCAGGGTGGCCGCTGGTGCCCTGGCCCCTCTGGGCCAACTCAAGAGCCTGGACCTCAGCCACAATCTCATCTCTGACTTTGCCTGGAGCGACCTGAACAACCTCAGTGCCCTCCAGTTGCTCAAGATGGATAGCAACGAGCTGACCTTCATCCCCCGCGACGCCTTCCGCAGCCTTCGTGCCCTGCGCTCCCTGCAGCTCAATCACAACCGCTTGCACACGCTGGCAGAGGGCACCTTCGCACCGCTCACCGCGCTGTCCCACCTGCAGATCAACGATAACCCCTTCGACTGTACCTGCGGCATCGTGTGGTTCAAGACGTGGGCCCTGACCACTGCTGTGTCCATCCCAGAGCAGGATAACATCACCTGCACGTCACCCCACGTGCTCAAGGGCACACGGCTGAACCGCCTGCTGCCGCTGCCTTGCTCGGCACCCTCGGTGCAGCTCACTTACCAGCCCAGCCAGGACGGCGCCGAGCTGCGTCCCGGCTTCGTGCTGGCGCTCCACTGCGACGTGGATGGGcagccagccccccagctccACTGGCACATCCAGACGCCCGGTGGCACCGTGGAGATTGCCAGCCCCAACGTGGGTGCTGATGGGCGTGCCCTGCCCGGTGTCCTGGCAGCCAGCAGCCGGCCGCGCTTTCAGGCCTTTGCCAATGGCAGTCTGCTCATCCCCGAATTCGGCAAGCTGGAGGAGGGCACCTATAGCTGCCTGGCCACCAACGAGCTGGGCAGTGCGGAGAGCTCGGTGAACGTGGCACTGGCCACACCGGGCGAGGGCGGCGAGGATGCACTGGGGCGCAGGTTCCATGGCAAAGCGGCCGAGGGTAAGGGCTGCTACACGGTTGACAATGAGGTGCAGCCGTCGGGTCCTGAGGACAACGTCGTCATCATCTACCTCAGCCGTACTGGGGGCCCTGAGGCTGCAGCAGCGGGAGGAGGGATCTCTGGGAAGCAGCCCCCAGGGCTGCTTCTGCTGGGCCagagcctcctcctcctcttcctcacttccttctag